The sequence GCCGAGTTTTTTGGTTGGTAGAAAAGTTCGGTAAAATTTTTGAGCTTGGGCAGAACTTAGAGATTGGACAAATACCACATTTTGGATTCCTTGCCACACAGACTTTTCTTCCATGTGCTATTAGCAGAGGGTTCAGATTAGGCCACTCTTTTTTGGGAAAAAGAGACATAAGGTCTGATTCAATGATTTTTGGATTTCTGCTTTTTGTCCAACCAATAAGATTACTTATTCTCTTCACGTGCGTATCGACTGCAACGCCTTCAACGATGCCATAATTTCCCAAAACAATATTTGCCGTCTTTCTCCCAACGCCTGGCAGTGTGAGGAGAGAGGACATTCTAAGTGGGACGTTACCGTCGTGTTCCAGAACAAGTTTTTTACAAGCTCCGATGATATTATGTGCTTTTGTTTTGTAAAAACCGGTTGAGCGTATTAAGCTTCTTAGCTCAAATTCATTTGCGCTTGCAAATGCAAACGCTGAAGGATATTTCGCAAAGAGAGCAGGGGTTATTTTGTTTACCTGTTTATCCGTACATTGAGCGGATAGAACGGTAGCAATAAGAAGTTGGAATGGATTTTTGTATATAAGAGATGTGCGTGCATTCGGGTAGCGCCTTTTTAGGATTTTTAAGATTTTTATTGCAGTCTTTTTTTTGTCCAAAAGATCAGCCTCTACGAAAGAAGCGTCGTGCTTATCTTTACTGGGTATTTTTTTGGGTGTCGTACGGATAAAACGGCTGAAGGGAGCTTAGTTAGTTGTTTTTTTGCATTCGCACGAATTTGCACAAGTTGGGGGACCTTAAAAATTATCTTTCCCCGTCGTATCATTTGCACAAGAAGGGGAGAGCCATCTTTTTTTGTCTCTTTGTCACCAACTATTAGATCGTAAATAAATTTTCCATCTTTTTCAAATCTCAAAACGTTCTTTTTTCCTGCCAGTGTTGCTTTTCCTTCACTTGTTTTTTGCACTG comes from Candidatus Anstonellales archaeon and encodes:
- the nth gene encoding endonuclease III yields the protein MDKKKTAIKILKILKRRYPNARTSLIYKNPFQLLIATVLSAQCTDKQVNKITPALFAKYPSAFAFASANEFELRSLIRSTGFYKTKAHNIIGACKKLVLEHDGNVPLRMSSLLTLPGVGRKTANIVLGNYGIVEGVAVDTHVKRISNLIGWTKSRNPKIIESDLMSLFPKKEWPNLNPLLIAHGRKVCVARNPKCGICPISKFCPSSKILPNFSTNQKTRRGNNRTNEVSK